A stretch of the Chitinophagaceae bacterium genome encodes the following:
- the lepB gene encoding signal peptidase I: MNWKFWQKREAKKSKKKKSKTREWVDALVFAVIAATIIRTFVLEAYTIPTPSMEKSLMVGDFLFVSKMHFGARIPQTPLSFPFAHHTMPVIGGKSYLEWIHLPYYRLPGFQSIKNNDVVVFNYPMEDFRPVDKRENYIKRCIGIPGDTLEVRDAAVYINGKKNTDWPGQQIDYLVTTDGTGINERLLQDLDISEYSPTNNPGQFRFNLTESSSKEIVKLKNVKSMEPLVWSKGLVPEALFPGDTKHFPWNIDNFGPIWIPKKGVKINIDKDNIALYQRLITIYEGHKLDVTKDGKIIIDGKEVTAYTFGMNYYWMMGDNRHNSYDSRYWGFVPEDHIVGKAWFIWMSWNKNGSVFDKIRWSRLFHGIH; encoded by the coding sequence ATGAATTGGAAATTCTGGCAAAAGAGGGAAGCAAAAAAATCAAAGAAGAAAAAGTCAAAGACGCGCGAGTGGGTTGATGCACTGGTATTTGCTGTAATCGCAGCAACCATCATTCGCACTTTTGTATTGGAAGCATATACTATTCCAACGCCATCGATGGAAAAATCGCTGATGGTAGGTGATTTTTTATTTGTAAGCAAAATGCACTTTGGCGCCCGCATACCCCAAACGCCACTTTCTTTTCCATTTGCGCATCATACCATGCCGGTTATCGGAGGTAAATCATATCTGGAATGGATACACCTTCCCTATTACCGCTTACCCGGATTTCAAAGCATTAAGAATAATGATGTGGTGGTGTTCAATTACCCGATGGAAGATTTCCGTCCGGTTGATAAGCGGGAGAACTATATCAAACGCTGTATTGGAATTCCAGGTGATACATTAGAAGTTCGTGACGCAGCAGTGTATATCAACGGAAAAAAAAATACCGATTGGCCAGGTCAACAAATTGATTACCTGGTAACAACCGATGGAACAGGCATCAACGAGCGCCTCTTGCAGGATCTCGATATTTCTGAATATAGTCCGACCAACAACCCCGGGCAATTCCGTTTCAATCTTACTGAAAGCAGTTCAAAAGAGATTGTTAAACTTAAAAACGTAAAATCAATGGAACCGCTTGTATGGTCGAAAGGCCTGGTTCCTGAAGCATTATTTCCCGGAGATACTAAACATTTTCCCTGGAACATTGACAATTTCGGTCCGATCTGGATTCCAAAAAAAGGGGTGAAAATAAATATCGACAAAGATAATATCGCGCTTTATCAACGGTTGATTACGATTTACGAAGGACATAAGCTGGACGTTACCAAAGATGGAAAAATAATCATTGATGGCAAAGAAGTTACAGCGTACACCTTCGGTATGAATTACTATTGGATGATGGGCGATAACCGGCACAACTCTTATGATTCACGTTACTGGGGATTTGTTCCTGAAGATCACATAGTAGGTAAAGCATGGTTTATCTGGATGTCGTGGAATAAAAACGGATCTGTTTTTGACAAGATCAGATGGAGCAGGTTATTTCATGGTATTCATTAA
- the dapB gene encoding 4-hydroxy-tetrahydrodipicolinate reductase, protein MNITLLGYGKMGKMIEQCIVEEGKHTVVLKINASNRYAITSELLQQSDVVIEFSTPSVVIDNIKWCLGAGVPMVVGTTGWYDKLNDAKKWCEEKNGSLVFASNFSIGVNIFFQLNRKLAQLMSVRPEYNPILTEIHHPQKKDAPSGTAITLANDLIKESVEKKKWVNTENELPLTKSDNPSELIILSRREEAIIGTHVVDYTSATDKIEIRHEAFSREGFAKGAIAAANWIHDKKGFFEFGDIVGELE, encoded by the coding sequence ATGAATATTACACTACTCGGATACGGAAAAATGGGGAAGATGATTGAGCAATGTATTGTGGAGGAAGGCAAGCATACTGTTGTTTTGAAGATTAATGCTTCAAATCGTTATGCCATCACATCCGAACTATTACAACAATCTGATGTAGTGATAGAATTTTCAACTCCTTCAGTGGTTATTGATAATATTAAATGGTGCCTGGGAGCCGGTGTTCCTATGGTTGTTGGAACAACCGGCTGGTATGATAAATTAAATGACGCAAAAAAGTGGTGTGAAGAAAAAAACGGTTCACTGGTGTTTGCCAGCAATTTCAGTATTGGTGTCAATATCTTTTTTCAACTCAACAGGAAACTTGCTCAGTTGATGAGTGTACGACCAGAATACAACCCTATTTTAACTGAAATTCATCACCCTCAGAAAAAAGATGCACCTAGTGGCACTGCTATAACATTGGCCAATGATCTTATTAAGGAATCTGTTGAAAAAAAGAAATGGGTAAATACCGAGAATGAACTTCCATTAACAAAAAGCGACAATCCATCTGAATTGATAATTTTGTCGCGCCGCGAAGAAGCAATCATAGGCACACACGTTGTTGACTATACTTCTGCAACAGATAAAATTGAAATCAGGCATGAAGCATTTTCACGCGAAGGATTTGCAAAAGGAGCAATTGCAGCAGCCAACTGGATTCATGATAAGAAAGGTTTTTTTGAATTTGGGGATATCGTTGGTGAGTTGGAGTAG
- a CDS encoding NUDIX domain-containing protein, whose amino-acid sequence MNNLSDLPTQFTIRVYGILLDESMGVLVADEFQNGRRFTKFPGGGLELGEGTRDCLVREWREELNQRIEVTEHFYTTDFYQISAFDNAKQVISIYYRVKPLEKMGIKISALPFDFAEEKDGAESFRWIAAGNFQPDLLTFSIDKLVAKMIQAYLQQT is encoded by the coding sequence ATGAACAATCTATCTGATCTTCCAACACAATTCACTATCAGGGTTTACGGTATCCTGTTAGATGAATCAATGGGCGTACTGGTTGCAGATGAATTTCAAAATGGCCGGCGGTTTACCAAATTCCCGGGAGGTGGATTGGAATTGGGTGAAGGAACACGGGATTGCCTGGTTCGTGAATGGAGAGAGGAATTAAACCAGCGTATTGAAGTAACTGAACATTTTTATACGACAGATTTTTATCAAATATCTGCTTTTGATAACGCAAAACAGGTAATCAGTATTTACTACCGGGTCAAACCTCTGGAGAAAATGGGAATCAAAATATCCGCACTTCCTTTTGATTTTGCGGAAGAGAAAGATGGGGCGGAATCTTTTCGATGGATTGCTGCCGGAAATTTTCAACCAGATTTACTTACTTTTTCAATTGATAAGCTGGTGGCAAAAATGATCCAGGCGTATTTGCAGCAAACCTGA
- a CDS encoding ParA family protein, with amino-acid sequence MGKVIAIANQKGGVGKTTTAINLASSLAVLEYKTLLIDADPQSNATSGIGFDPKNITTSIYECLIGEQKIKDILLKTQTPNLFLVPAHLDLVGAEIELINHPNRERIMRQVLEEIRNQFDYIIIDCSPSLGLITVNALTAADSVLVPVQCEYFALEGLGKLLNTIKIIQTRLNPDLEIEGIVLTMYDSRLRLSNQVVEEVRRHFGDLAFDTIIHRNTRLGEAPSFGKSVIMYDAESKGAINYLNLAREILQKNDSTKMKSAEKIIEFDHD; translated from the coding sequence ATGGGAAAAGTTATCGCCATAGCCAATCAAAAAGGCGGTGTGGGAAAAACCACCACGGCCATTAACCTGGCTTCTTCACTTGCGGTTTTGGAATACAAAACACTGCTGATTGATGCCGATCCGCAGTCAAATGCCACTTCAGGAATCGGTTTCGACCCTAAGAATATTACCACCAGCATTTATGAATGCCTGATTGGAGAACAGAAAATAAAAGACATCCTGCTCAAAACGCAAACACCCAACCTTTTCCTGGTGCCTGCGCATCTCGATCTTGTTGGTGCAGAAATAGAATTGATTAATCATCCGAACAGGGAACGCATTATGCGCCAGGTGTTGGAGGAGATCAGAAACCAATTTGATTATATCATCATTGACTGCTCTCCTTCACTCGGATTAATTACTGTGAATGCGCTCACTGCAGCCGATTCTGTGCTGGTGCCTGTGCAATGCGAATACTTCGCACTGGAAGGCCTTGGTAAATTGCTGAATACAATTAAGATTATTCAAACACGCCTGAATCCGGATCTTGAAATTGAAGGTATAGTATTAACAATGTATGACAGCCGTCTCCGACTGAGCAACCAGGTGGTGGAAGAAGTACGCCGGCACTTCGGTGATCTTGCTTTTGATACGATCATTCATCGCAATACCAGATTAGGGGAAGCACCCAGCTTCGGAAAATCGGTGATCATGTACGATGCAGAAAGTAAAGGGGCCATCAACTATCTGAATCTTGCACGTGAAATACTGCAGAAAAATGACAGCACGAAAATGAAGTCCGCTGAAAAAATTATCGAATTTGACCATGACTAA
- a CDS encoding TonB-dependent receptor, with amino-acid sequence MKKLLLLLLVIVSGNLLSFAQTTVTGKITDKNNETLTGVTIAEKGSTNGAYSDENGSYSIIIKKLPASIVFSYIGYAPQEIAITGSTSLDVIMNDAATELAAIEVVGSRSLNRSITNTPVPVDYIDLKKISNEMGQLDVNQLLHYLAPSFNANKQSGSDGADHTDPATLRGLGPDQTLVLINGKRQHQSSLINIYGTRGRGNTGSDLNAIPISSIDHIEILRDGASAQYGSDAIAGVINIVLKKSTGEFTGNASGGANLAKYRFDDKSFDGGKITLGANYGFKIAKNGYLNLSGDYQNSGHTNRANIPADWYPGNTDVRNEFGEAAAQGAGFMANLEIPLSDKTDVYAFGGYNYRKTDAFAFTRVADDARNVISIYPDGFDPIIQSKIGDLTSAVGIRTRLGEWKFDLSDAYGSNKFHFYGDHTLNASLVDASPTSFDDGGTQLSQNTITLDASRFYKDVMSGLNIAFGGEFRSENYQIFAGEEGSWQTYGPVIFSIDEETNDTTFRPGGSQGFPGFRPANEVNENRTNIGGYADVELDLTDDFMLDAAIRAENYSDFGGTINGKLAARYAFTSNFALRGSVSTGFRAPSLAQVYFNQTFTNVQNGKIFDAVIANNVDPITEALGIPPLKEETALTGSLGFTASNGQGFTATVDGYYVKINDRIVLTGQFDNSDPIIGPTLDALNVTAAQFFTNAVNTTTFGLDVVLNYSMRLGNNDRLSFSFVSNINKMEVDAVNTSGLLEGKEDSYFGQRDSAFLVNSAPPTKFNLGIAYQHKDFTANLHINEWAPLTFYDYDPKPYTYDMKFTVDLTLGYNITDNISVNIGAVNLFNTYPDYYDPYETETGGAWDAVQMGFDGTFLFAKIGLKF; translated from the coding sequence ATGAAAAAACTCTTACTACTGCTGCTTGTCATAGTCTCTGGTAATCTTCTTTCTTTTGCACAGACTACTGTAACAGGAAAAATTACCGATAAAAACAATGAGACACTAACAGGCGTAACCATCGCGGAAAAAGGTTCAACTAATGGAGCTTATAGCGATGAAAACGGAAGCTACTCAATTATCATAAAAAAACTTCCTGCATCAATTGTCTTCAGTTACATAGGTTATGCACCTCAGGAAATTGCGATTACCGGTTCAACAAGCCTTGACGTAATTATGAATGACGCTGCCACAGAACTGGCTGCGATTGAAGTAGTAGGCAGCCGCTCTCTCAATCGTTCTATAACCAATACGCCGGTTCCTGTTGATTACATTGATCTGAAAAAAATTTCCAACGAAATGGGACAGCTTGATGTAAATCAATTGCTTCATTACCTCGCACCTTCTTTTAATGCCAACAAGCAATCAGGATCAGATGGTGCTGATCATACCGATCCTGCAACATTGCGAGGTTTAGGTCCTGATCAAACGCTGGTGCTCATTAATGGCAAGCGTCAGCATCAATCATCATTGATAAATATTTATGGAACACGTGGCCGGGGTAATACCGGAAGCGATCTGAATGCTATTCCCATTTCATCTATTGATCACATCGAAATTCTGCGCGATGGCGCATCCGCGCAATATGGTTCTGATGCGATAGCAGGTGTAATTAATATTGTATTGAAAAAATCTACCGGAGAATTTACCGGCAATGCGAGTGGAGGTGCCAACCTTGCGAAATACCGCTTTGATGATAAAAGTTTTGACGGAGGAAAAATTACTTTAGGCGCCAATTATGGTTTTAAGATTGCGAAAAACGGGTATCTTAATCTTTCCGGAGATTATCAGAACAGCGGCCATACCAATCGCGCAAATATTCCTGCAGACTGGTATCCCGGTAATACTGATGTAAGAAATGAATTTGGTGAAGCTGCCGCTCAGGGTGCGGGCTTTATGGCAAACCTTGAAATTCCGCTCAGCGACAAAACAGATGTGTATGCATTCGGTGGTTACAATTATCGTAAGACAGATGCATTCGCATTCACTCGTGTGGCTGATGATGCACGAAATGTGATCAGCATTTACCCGGATGGATTTGATCCCATCATTCAATCAAAAATTGGTGATCTCACTTCAGCGGTTGGTATCCGCACCCGGCTGGGAGAATGGAAATTTGATCTGAGCGATGCATACGGTTCCAATAAATTTCATTTCTACGGCGATCATACTCTGAATGCTTCTTTAGTTGATGCCTCTCCAACATCATTCGACGATGGTGGAACTCAACTTTCGCAAAACACAATTACACTTGATGCAAGCCGCTTTTACAAAGACGTTATGAGTGGATTAAACATCGCTTTTGGAGGAGAATTCCGTTCGGAGAATTACCAGATTTTTGCTGGTGAAGAAGGATCCTGGCAAACATACGGTCCCGTAATTTTTTCTATTGATGAAGAAACCAACGATACAACATTTCGTCCAGGCGGTTCTCAGGGATTTCCAGGTTTCCGTCCCGCAAATGAAGTGAATGAAAACAGAACTAATATCGGAGGTTATGCTGATGTAGAGTTAGATCTTACTGATGACTTTATGTTGGATGCCGCTATCCGTGCTGAGAATTACAGCGATTTCGGTGGTACCATCAATGGTAAGCTCGCAGCCCGATATGCTTTTACAAGTAACTTCGCATTGAGAGGATCTGTAAGTACAGGATTCCGCGCTCCTTCACTTGCACAGGTTTATTTCAACCAGACATTTACGAATGTTCAAAATGGAAAAATTTTTGACGCGGTAATCGCCAATAATGTTGACCCTATTACGGAGGCGCTTGGCATTCCACCTCTCAAAGAAGAGACAGCATTAACAGGAAGTCTTGGATTTACTGCGAGCAATGGCCAGGGATTTACAGCTACGGTTGATGGCTATTATGTAAAAATAAATGACCGCATCGTACTTACCGGACAGTTTGATAACAGCGATCCGATCATTGGTCCTACACTGGATGCTTTGAATGTAACGGCAGCACAATTTTTTACAAATGCAGTAAATACTACAACCTTCGGACTTGACGTGGTATTGAATTATTCAATGCGTTTAGGGAATAATGATCGGCTTTCGTTTTCTTTCGTGAGCAATATCAATAAAATGGAAGTAGATGCAGTAAACACCAGCGGATTGCTGGAGGGAAAAGAAGATTCTTATTTCGGGCAACGCGACAGTGCATTCCTCGTGAATTCTGCGCCGCCCACCAAATTTAACTTAGGTATAGCGTATCAACACAAAGACTTTACTGCTAACCTCCACATTAATGAATGGGCGCCATTGACATTTTATGATTATGACCCCAAGCCTTACACTTACGACATGAAGTTTACTGTTGATCTGACGCTTGGTTACAACATCACTGACAATATCTCAGTGAACATTGGAGCAGTGAACCTCTTCAATACTTATCCTGATTATTACGATCCTTATGAAACAGAAACCGGTGGAGCCTGGGATGCAGTGCAAATGGGTTTTGATGGTACATTTCTTTTCGCGAAAATTGGCTTAAAGTTTTAG
- the lepB gene encoding signal peptidase I: MFGLIPKEKSQVGVKKKSKSRDWVHAIIFAVIAAIIIRAFLMEAFTIPTASMEKSLLIGDFLFVSKMHYGARIPQTPISFPFVHNTLPFTNGNSYLEWITIPYLRLPGFQKIRNNDVVVFNYPMEDFRPVDKRENYIKRCIAIAGDTLEIRDAEIFINGKKVADRPRQQQEYSIITDGTSISAKLLDDLDITEFSRLSNPGEFRASLTKTAVDSLLKLKNVRSVTEIIWPKGTVPESIFPNDLHHFSWYVDNFGPFWIPEKGVTVSIDTNNISLYQRTISVYEGHTLHIEKNGSILIDGIETTTYTFKMNYYWMMGDNRHNSLDSRYWGFVPEDHIVGKAWFVWMSWKAEASGFDKIRWDRLFHGIQ, encoded by the coding sequence ATGTTTGGATTAATACCAAAAGAAAAAAGTCAGGTTGGGGTAAAGAAAAAATCCAAATCACGTGATTGGGTTCACGCTATTATTTTTGCAGTAATAGCAGCGATAATTATCCGCGCATTTTTGATGGAAGCATTCACCATCCCGACAGCCTCGATGGAAAAATCACTGTTGATCGGTGATTTTCTTTTCGTGAGCAAAATGCATTATGGTGCAAGAATACCGCAAACTCCTATCAGCTTTCCATTTGTTCATAATACATTGCCATTCACAAATGGTAATTCATACCTGGAATGGATCACCATTCCTTATTTAAGATTGCCCGGATTTCAAAAAATAAGAAACAACGATGTGGTAGTTTTTAATTATCCGATGGAAGATTTCCGTCCTGTTGATAAGCGTGAAAATTATATCAAACGATGTATCGCTATTGCGGGTGACACGCTGGAGATAAGAGACGCAGAAATATTTATCAATGGAAAAAAAGTTGCTGACCGGCCCAGGCAACAACAAGAGTATTCCATTATTACGGATGGTACTTCTATAAGTGCAAAATTATTGGACGACCTTGATATAACTGAGTTTTCGCGGCTCTCTAATCCGGGTGAGTTTCGTGCCAGTCTCACAAAAACTGCAGTTGATTCGCTTCTTAAACTGAAGAATGTACGGTCTGTCACAGAAATAATCTGGCCTAAAGGAACGGTTCCGGAGTCGATCTTTCCAAATGACCTTCACCATTTTTCGTGGTACGTAGATAACTTTGGTCCGTTCTGGATTCCTGAAAAAGGAGTTACTGTTTCCATTGATACCAATAACATCTCGCTGTATCAGCGAACTATAAGTGTATATGAGGGTCACACACTCCACATTGAAAAGAATGGCAGCATATTAATTGACGGCATAGAAACCACCACGTATACTTTTAAAATGAATTATTATTGGATGATGGGTGATAACCGTCACAATTCATTGGATTCGCGCTATTGGGGTTTCGTACCTGAAGATCATATTGTGGGGAAAGCATGGTTTGTATGGATGTCATGGAAAGCGGAAGCGTCAGGTTTTGATAAGATCAGATGGGACAGACTCTTTCATGGAATTCAATAA
- a CDS encoding ParB/RepB/Spo0J family partition protein, whose translation MTNKRPDLGKGIRALLENMDSSVNNEATILGSTSNIQLDQIEVNPFQPRHDFDETAMQELAGSIKVHGVIQPITVRKISVKKYQLIAGERRLRAAKTAGLLEIPAFIRSADDEQMLEMALIENTHREDLNAMEVAINYKRLIDECNLKQEDLAEKVGKNRTTVTNYLRLLKLPPEIQQSIKNKSITMAHARAIISVEDPLVQLHIFKETMKHDLSVRAVETLVRDYTQTRKTITKKSATLPAAYQRLQEKIASHLATKVLIKRKRLGKGEIVISFFSDTDLERLYELLGE comes from the coding sequence ATGACTAACAAACGACCAGATTTAGGAAAGGGCATTCGTGCACTGCTTGAGAATATGGATTCATCTGTAAACAATGAAGCCACGATCCTTGGCAGCACCTCCAATATTCAACTCGATCAGATTGAGGTGAATCCATTTCAGCCGCGTCATGATTTCGATGAAACTGCTATGCAGGAGCTTGCAGGTTCAATCAAAGTACATGGCGTAATTCAACCTATTACTGTTAGAAAAATTTCTGTAAAAAAATACCAGTTGATCGCCGGTGAACGCCGCCTGCGCGCAGCAAAAACAGCCGGCCTGCTGGAAATTCCGGCCTTTATCAGGTCTGCCGATGACGAACAGATGCTGGAAATGGCGTTAATTGAAAATACGCACCGTGAAGACCTCAATGCAATGGAAGTCGCGATCAACTATAAACGATTAATCGATGAATGTAACCTGAAACAGGAAGACCTCGCAGAGAAAGTAGGAAAGAACCGCACTACGGTTACCAATTATTTACGACTGCTGAAGCTCCCACCTGAAATACAGCAGTCAATAAAAAACAAATCGATTACAATGGCGCACGCGCGTGCCATCATTAGCGTAGAAGATCCATTGGTACAGTTGCATATTTTTAAGGAAACAATGAAGCATGATTTGTCTGTAAGGGCAGTAGAAACACTTGTACGTGACTATACACAGACAAGAAAAACAATTACCAAAAAATCAGCCACTTTGCCTGCTGCTTACCAACGGCTCCAGGAAAAAATCGCTTCGCATCTTGCCACTAAAGTGCTTATTAAAAGAAAGCGTCTTGGCAAAGGTGAAATCGTGATTTCCTTTTTTTCTGATACCGACCTTGAACGGCTTTATGAATTACTCGGCGAATGA